The following proteins are encoded in a genomic region of Papaver somniferum cultivar HN1 unplaced genomic scaffold, ASM357369v1 unplaced-scaffold_10, whole genome shotgun sequence:
- the LOC113326975 gene encoding peroxidase 64-like produces MNTMIKVVSVLCFVVLNLSLLGVSAEHGLRHHYYYKKCPLAEAIIANMMKDIVRDDPRVPPRLIRMHFHDCFVRGCDASVLLNSTPNNKAEKDAGPNLSLKAFDVIDKIKGVLEYHCPGVVSCADILTYATRES; encoded by the exons ATGAACACTATGATTAAAGTTGTTTCTGTTCTCTGTTTTGTTGTCCTCAACTTGTCTCTGCTTGGTGTTAGTGCTGAACATGGTCTAAGGCATCATTATTACTACAAAAAATGTCCACTGGCTGAGGCGATTATCGCCAATATGATGAAAGATATTGTTCGCGATGACCCGAGGGTTCCTCCTAGGTTGATAAGGATGCATTTCCACGATTGTTTTGTAAGG GGATGTGATGCATCAGTTCTTTTAAACTCTACGCCAAATAACAAGGCAGAAAAAGATGCAGGTCCAAATCTAAGCCTTAAAGCTTTTGATGTGATCGACAAAATTAAAGGAGTGTTGGAGTATCACTGCCCCGGAGTTGTTTCATGTGCTGATATCCTCACGTATGCAACTAGGGAAAGCTAA